One Microbacterium sp. zg-B96 genomic region harbors:
- a CDS encoding DUF559 domain-containing protein, which translates to MELITTVIALGGVARCTSLNAAGFSKYRIALAVAAGELVRVRRVWVATPDADPFLVAAARDGVVLTCVSQARRLGLWVLSDPVPHVAAKPHAGGIRVTKAHVHWAAPLLPRHPNALVDPMENVLALVAACVPFEQALAVWESALRRRTVERGALERLPLGGRARRLLTLANPFADSGLESFVLPRLRWLDLPIVPQAWIAGHRVDFLIGQRLVLQIDGGHHVGAQREADIAHDAELMLLGYHVIRVGYRDVVENWPRVQDLIQRAVAQGLHLAR; encoded by the coding sequence ATGGAGCTCATCACCACCGTCATCGCCCTCGGCGGAGTTGCCCGTTGTACGTCGCTGAACGCCGCCGGGTTCAGCAAGTACCGCATCGCGCTGGCCGTTGCCGCCGGCGAGTTGGTGCGTGTGCGGCGAGTATGGGTCGCCACCCCGGATGCCGACCCGTTCCTCGTCGCCGCCGCGCGCGACGGCGTTGTTCTCACCTGCGTGAGCCAGGCACGCCGGCTCGGCCTGTGGGTGCTGTCCGACCCGGTCCCGCACGTCGCCGCGAAACCGCACGCCGGCGGCATCCGGGTCACGAAGGCGCACGTGCATTGGGCTGCGCCGCTGCTGCCGCGGCATCCGAATGCGCTCGTCGACCCGATGGAGAACGTACTCGCTCTGGTCGCCGCGTGCGTCCCCTTCGAGCAGGCGCTCGCCGTCTGGGAATCGGCCCTGCGTCGGCGCACGGTCGAGCGCGGTGCGCTGGAGCGGCTACCTCTCGGTGGTCGGGCGCGCCGGCTGCTGACCCTGGCGAACCCGTTCGCCGACTCCGGCCTGGAGAGCTTCGTGCTGCCCCGTCTGCGGTGGCTGGACCTGCCGATCGTGCCGCAGGCGTGGATCGCCGGGCATCGCGTCGATTTCCTCATCGGACAGCGGCTCGTGCTGCAGATCGACGGTGGCCACCACGTGGGAGCGCAGCGCGAAGCGGACATCGCCCACGATGCCGAGCTGATGCTGCTCGGCTACCACGTGATCCGGGTGGGCTACCGCGACGTCGTGGAAAACTGGCCGCGTGTGCAGGACCTGATCCAGCGCGCCGTCGCGCAGGGCCTGCACCTCGCGCGTTGA
- a CDS encoding ABC transporter permease has product MSTAAQTARRIAVRAAALAASVVFVLWGAATLAFLAFRVIPGDPVDVMLGPQAQVSDEVKDGIRAELGLDRPPLEQYFAYLGQLLQGDLGESYQLRMPVTEVIGRQLGATVQLSLLALLIAVVIAFTVALVARGKAARTVAAGVELVVLSSPVFWIGLVLLSVFAFGLGWFPVSGSRNPATLVLPAITLALPVAALLGQVLRDGIEAAERQPFATTVRARGAGATRLTVHHTLRHGATGAVTLAAYLVGSLLGGAVLVETVFARPGLGRVTLAAITDRDLPVITGIILISALVFVIVNTIVELTYPLIDPRLRRVPPSVTLRTGVPA; this is encoded by the coding sequence ATGAGCACAGCGGCGCAGACGGCACGCCGGATCGCCGTGCGCGCCGCCGCGCTCGCTGCATCCGTCGTCTTCGTGCTGTGGGGTGCGGCCACGCTGGCCTTCCTGGCGTTCCGGGTGATCCCCGGCGACCCGGTAGATGTGATGCTCGGCCCGCAGGCGCAGGTGAGCGACGAGGTGAAGGACGGCATCCGTGCCGAACTGGGCCTGGATCGCCCCCCGCTGGAGCAGTACTTCGCCTACCTCGGCCAGCTGCTGCAGGGCGATCTGGGCGAGTCCTACCAGCTGCGGATGCCGGTGACCGAGGTGATCGGCCGGCAACTGGGGGCGACGGTGCAGCTGTCGCTGCTGGCACTGCTGATCGCTGTGGTGATCGCCTTCACCGTGGCACTCGTCGCCCGGGGGAAGGCCGCTCGCACGGTCGCCGCCGGCGTGGAACTGGTCGTGCTGAGCTCCCCGGTGTTCTGGATCGGGCTGGTGCTGTTGAGCGTCTTCGCGTTCGGGCTGGGCTGGTTCCCGGTGTCGGGGTCGCGCAACCCCGCCACCCTGGTGCTTCCCGCCATCACGCTGGCGCTGCCGGTGGCGGCGCTGCTCGGGCAGGTGCTGCGGGACGGGATCGAGGCGGCCGAGCGGCAGCCGTTCGCCACGACCGTCCGGGCTCGGGGCGCCGGGGCCACCCGCCTCACGGTGCACCACACGCTCCGTCACGGGGCGACCGGGGCGGTCACCCTGGCGGCGTACCTGGTGGGGTCGCTGCTGGGCGGCGCGGTGCTGGTGGAGACGGTGTTCGCCCGCCCGGGACTGGGGCGGGTGACCCTCGCCGCGATCACCGACCGCGACCTGCCCGTGATCACCGGCATCATCCTCATCAGCGCGCTGGTGTTCGTGATCGTCAACACCATCGTGGAGCTGACCTACCCACTGATCGACCCGCGGCTGCGCCGCGTGCCACCGTCGGTCACGCTGCGCACCG
- a CDS encoding M3 family metallopeptidase, which produces MTDAATNPLLMASELPYGLPDYREIRAEHYLPAFDVAFAQQRAEVAVITGQSDEPTFENTLEALERSGDLLGRVARTFYTVSSADATPEIQAVEETLAPLMSAHQDAIGLDSELYSRIENLHQRRAELELTAEQRYLLERRFTEMTHAGAGLSDDAKERLTALNQRLSILTTTFEKNLLADTNDLAVVFDDAAELDGLTEGELSAAAQAAADRGLDGQYVIALTLFTGHPYLSSLTNRQSRRRLLEASRSRGSRGNEHDNRDVLREIVRLRAQRAELLGYDSHAAYITSDETARSPEAVRDLLFRLAEPAARNAARERAALQEIIDGSPDAFALEAHDWAFYTEQVRQARYDLDRAALRPWFEAERVLRDGVFYAATALYGITFTERTDLPAYHRDARVFEIHNADSSPLGLYVLDLYTRDTKRGGAWMNSIVSQSRLRGTAPVVVNNLNVPRPAPGQPTLLTLDQVTTLFHEFGHALHGLFATVTYPSFAGTNVYRDFVEFPSQVNEMWIYWPEVLANYARHIDTGEPLPAEVVDKLAASEVFNQGFATSEYLAAAWLDQAWHRLGAAGAAEVSDVGGFEAAALAEIGLDNAVVPPRYSSTYFAHVFSGGYSAGYYSYIWSEVLDADTVEWFEHNGGLTRANGDRFRQRLLGVGGSKDPLEAYRDFRGRDAEIEPLLERRGLND; this is translated from the coding sequence ATGACGGATGCCGCGACGAACCCTCTGCTGATGGCAAGCGAGCTGCCCTACGGGCTGCCCGACTACCGCGAGATCCGGGCGGAGCATTACCTCCCCGCGTTCGACGTGGCCTTCGCGCAGCAGCGCGCCGAGGTGGCCGTCATCACCGGGCAGAGCGATGAGCCGACCTTCGAGAACACCCTGGAGGCGCTGGAACGCTCCGGCGATCTGCTCGGACGAGTCGCGCGGACCTTCTACACGGTGTCATCGGCGGATGCCACGCCCGAGATCCAGGCAGTCGAAGAAACGCTCGCCCCGCTGATGTCTGCCCACCAGGACGCCATCGGACTCGACAGCGAGCTGTATTCCCGCATCGAGAACCTGCATCAGCGTCGTGCCGAACTGGAGTTGACCGCCGAGCAGCGCTATCTCCTGGAGCGCCGCTTCACCGAGATGACCCATGCCGGGGCGGGACTGTCCGACGACGCGAAGGAGCGGTTGACCGCACTCAACCAGCGACTGTCGATCCTCACCACGACGTTCGAGAAGAACCTCCTCGCCGACACCAACGACCTCGCCGTCGTCTTCGACGATGCCGCCGAACTCGACGGACTGACCGAGGGCGAGCTTTCCGCGGCAGCGCAAGCGGCCGCCGATCGCGGCCTCGACGGGCAGTACGTCATCGCACTCACCCTGTTCACGGGGCATCCGTACCTCTCCTCGCTGACGAACCGTCAGTCGCGTCGCCGGCTGCTGGAGGCATCCCGCTCGCGTGGCTCGCGCGGCAACGAGCACGACAACCGCGACGTGCTGCGCGAGATCGTGCGGTTGCGCGCACAGCGCGCCGAGCTGCTGGGCTACGACAGCCACGCCGCCTACATCACCTCCGATGAGACGGCCCGCTCCCCCGAAGCCGTCCGCGACCTACTCTTCCGCCTGGCCGAGCCCGCCGCCCGCAACGCGGCGCGCGAGCGCGCGGCGCTGCAGGAGATCATCGACGGGAGCCCCGACGCGTTCGCGCTCGAGGCGCACGACTGGGCGTTCTACACCGAGCAGGTGCGCCAAGCGCGTTACGACCTGGATCGCGCCGCGCTGCGACCCTGGTTCGAGGCGGAGCGGGTGCTGCGCGACGGCGTCTTCTACGCTGCTACGGCGCTCTATGGCATCACGTTCACCGAGCGCACCGACTTGCCGGCCTATCACCGCGACGCCCGGGTGTTCGAGATCCACAACGCCGACAGTTCGCCGCTCGGGCTCTACGTGCTGGACCTGTATACGCGCGACACCAAGCGCGGCGGGGCGTGGATGAACTCGATCGTGTCCCAGTCCCGCCTGCGTGGCACTGCGCCGGTCGTCGTGAACAACCTCAACGTGCCGCGTCCCGCCCCCGGGCAGCCCACGCTGCTGACCCTCGACCAGGTGACAACGCTCTTCCACGAGTTCGGCCATGCCCTGCATGGCCTGTTCGCCACGGTCACCTACCCGAGTTTCGCCGGCACGAACGTGTACCGGGACTTCGTAGAGTTCCCCAGCCAGGTCAACGAGATGTGGATCTACTGGCCGGAGGTGCTGGCCAACTACGCCCGCCACATCGACACCGGCGAGCCGCTGCCGGCCGAGGTCGTCGACAAGCTGGCGGCATCCGAAGTCTTCAACCAGGGCTTCGCGACGAGCGAGTATCTGGCTGCGGCGTGGCTCGACCAGGCGTGGCATCGCCTGGGCGCGGCCGGGGCGGCTGAGGTGAGCGACGTGGGCGGTTTCGAAGCTGCCGCCCTCGCCGAGATCGGCCTGGACAACGCCGTGGTGCCGCCGCGTTACTCCTCGACCTACTTCGCGCATGTCTTCTCCGGCGGCTATAGCGCCGGCTACTACTCGTACATCTGGAGCGAGGTGCTCGACGCCGACACGGTCGAGTGGTTCGAGCACAACGGCGGCCTCACGCGGGCGAACGGCGACCGGTTCCGCCAGCGCCTGCTGGGCGTGGGCGGCTCGAAGGATCCGTTGGAGGCCTACCGCGATTTCCGCGGCCGGGATGCCGAGATCGAACCACTGCTGGAGCGCCGCGGCTTGAACGACTGA
- the valS gene encoding valine--tRNA ligase: MPQIPEKPALEGLEQKWDAAWSDRGTYLFDRDAAKAKGRAGVYSVDTPPPTASGSLHIGHVFSFTHTDVKVRYERMRGKTVFYPMGWDDNGLPTERRVQNYYGVRCDPSLAYDADFTPPFEGGDNKSSKAADQVPISRRNFIELCERLTVEDEKHFEALFRQLGLSVDWTQTYRTISDDTIRTSQLAFLRNIERGEAYQALAPTLWDIDFRSAIAQAELEDRDQPAAYHRVAFHRTDGNGDIHIETTRPELLAACVALVAHPDDERYQPLFGTTVRSPLFDVEVPVLAHSLAQKDKGSGIAMICTFGDVTDIIWWRELDLPNRTILGKDGRIVADAPDVIVTDAARSAYAEIAGKTVFSAKKRIVELLQESGELIGDPKPFTHPVKFYEKGDRPLEIVSTRQWYIRNGARDAALREKLIELGAGMSWHPDFMRVRYENWTNGLTGDWLVSRQRFFGVPIPVWYALDEDGERDYSRVLTPDLASLPVDPTSDVPPGYTEDQRGVPGGFDAEKDIFDTWATSSLTPQLAGGWERDPELWDLVAPFDMRPQGQDIIRTWLFSTMLRSALEDGRAPWTDAAISGFIVDPDRKKMSKSKGNVVTPADILAQHGTDAVRYWSASSRLGADAAFDPQNPTQVKIGRRLAIKVLNAAKFVLSFPVPEGAEVTHALDASMLATLDGVVREATKAYEAYDHARALEVTEAFFWTFCDDYLELVKERAYNQADVGQPSAALALRLALSTLLRLLAPVLAFATEEAWSWFEEGSVHTAPWPEPLGIEGDPAVLRIVGEALISIRRAKTEAKASQKTHVQSATIAATAAATAALRLAEGDLKAVGRIAEIVYQEAESTSVLDIVLAPQEV, translated from the coding sequence GTGCCGCAGATCCCCGAAAAGCCCGCGCTGGAAGGCCTCGAGCAGAAGTGGGATGCCGCGTGGAGCGACCGCGGCACGTACCTCTTCGACCGTGACGCGGCCAAGGCCAAGGGCCGCGCCGGGGTCTACTCGGTCGACACTCCCCCGCCGACGGCATCGGGGAGCCTGCACATCGGGCACGTCTTCTCCTTCACGCACACCGACGTGAAGGTGCGTTACGAGCGCATGCGCGGCAAGACCGTGTTCTACCCGATGGGCTGGGACGACAACGGCCTTCCCACCGAGCGCCGGGTGCAGAACTACTACGGCGTGCGCTGCGACCCGTCGCTCGCGTACGACGCCGACTTCACGCCGCCGTTCGAGGGCGGCGACAACAAGAGCAGCAAGGCCGCCGACCAGGTGCCCATCAGCCGCCGCAACTTCATCGAGCTGTGCGAACGCCTCACCGTCGAGGACGAGAAGCACTTCGAGGCGCTGTTCCGCCAGCTCGGGCTGAGCGTGGACTGGACGCAGACCTACCGCACCATCTCGGACGACACGATCCGCACCAGCCAGCTGGCGTTCCTGCGCAACATCGAGCGCGGCGAGGCGTACCAGGCGCTCGCGCCCACGCTGTGGGACATCGACTTCCGCTCCGCCATCGCGCAGGCCGAGCTCGAAGACCGCGACCAGCCCGCCGCGTACCACCGCGTCGCATTCCACCGCACCGACGGCAACGGCGACATCCACATCGAGACCACGCGCCCCGAGCTCCTCGCCGCCTGCGTCGCCCTCGTCGCGCATCCCGACGACGAGCGCTACCAGCCGCTGTTCGGCACCACGGTGCGCAGCCCGCTGTTCGATGTCGAGGTTCCGGTACTCGCGCACTCCCTCGCGCAGAAGGACAAGGGATCGGGCATCGCCATGATCTGCACCTTCGGCGACGTCACCGACATCATCTGGTGGCGGGAGCTGGACCTGCCCAACCGCACGATCCTCGGCAAGGACGGTCGCATCGTCGCCGACGCTCCCGATGTGATCGTGACGGATGCCGCACGCTCGGCGTACGCCGAGATCGCCGGCAAGACGGTATTCAGCGCCAAGAAGCGCATCGTCGAACTGCTGCAGGAATCCGGCGAGCTCATCGGCGACCCGAAGCCCTTCACCCACCCGGTGAAGTTCTACGAGAAGGGCGACCGACCGCTGGAGATCGTCTCCACGCGCCAGTGGTACATCCGCAACGGCGCGCGCGACGCGGCCCTGCGCGAGAAGCTCATCGAGCTGGGCGCCGGCATGTCGTGGCATCCGGACTTCATGCGCGTGCGCTACGAGAACTGGACCAACGGCCTCACCGGCGACTGGCTCGTCTCGCGCCAGCGGTTCTTCGGCGTGCCGATCCCGGTCTGGTACGCCCTGGACGAGGACGGGGAGCGCGATTACAGCCGCGTGCTCACGCCCGACCTGGCGAGCCTGCCCGTTGACCCCACCAGCGACGTTCCCCCGGGCTACACCGAGGACCAGCGCGGCGTTCCGGGCGGCTTCGACGCCGAGAAGGACATCTTCGACACCTGGGCGACCTCGTCGCTCACCCCGCAACTGGCCGGCGGCTGGGAGCGCGACCCCGAGCTGTGGGATCTCGTCGCCCCGTTCGACATGCGCCCGCAGGGCCAGGACATCATCCGCACCTGGCTGTTCTCCACCATGCTGCGCAGCGCCCTGGAAGACGGCCGCGCGCCGTGGACGGATGCCGCGATCTCCGGCTTCATCGTCGATCCCGACCGCAAGAAGATGTCGAAGTCCAAGGGCAACGTCGTCACGCCCGCCGACATCCTCGCCCAGCACGGGACGGATGCCGTTCGGTACTGGTCGGCGTCGAGCCGGCTGGGCGCGGATGCCGCGTTCGACCCGCAGAACCCCACTCAGGTCAAGATCGGCCGGCGCCTGGCGATCAAGGTTCTCAACGCCGCCAAGTTCGTGCTTTCGTTCCCGGTGCCCGAGGGCGCCGAGGTGACCCACGCGCTGGACGCGTCGATGCTCGCGACCCTGGACGGCGTCGTGCGCGAGGCGACGAAGGCATACGAGGCGTATGACCACGCCCGCGCGCTCGAAGTGACCGAGGCGTTCTTCTGGACGTTCTGCGACGACTACCTCGAGCTGGTCAAGGAACGCGCCTACAACCAGGCCGATGTGGGGCAGCCCTCCGCTGCGCTGGCGCTGCGCCTGGCGCTGTCGACGCTGCTGCGGTTGCTCGCGCCGGTGCTGGCCTTCGCGACCGAAGAGGCCTGGTCGTGGTTCGAGGAAGGGTCGGTGCACACTGCGCCGTGGCCCGAGCCGCTCGGCATCGAGGGCGACCCGGCGGTGCTTCGCATCGTCGGCGAAGCGCTCATCAGCATCCGTCGCGCCAAGACGGAGGCTAAGGCATCGCAGAAGACCCACGTGCAGAGCGCGACGATTGCCGCGACCGCGGCGGCCACCGCTGCCCTGCGCCTGGCGGAAGGCGACCTCAAGGCCGTCGGCCGCATCGCCGAGATCGTGTATCAGGAGGCCGAGTCCACCTCGGTGCTCGACATCGTGCTTGCCCCGCAGGAGGTGTGA
- a CDS encoding ABC transporter substrate-binding protein — MPSLRRLLPVSAVAVATALALSSCAAPGDEAAGSEVVWAIEGANLSAGHMDPQTSQLDVSSLVQRAVLDSLVFQEADGTFSPWLAESWEVAEDATSYTFQLREDVTFHDGEVFDAAAVKANFDRIVDPETASAQAASMMGAEFYAGTEVVDEHTVRVDFTQPYAPFLQAASTAHLGFYSPAVLDESADQLKAGGPGITVGTGPFELTEYVADQEIVYSRNDDYAWGPGGQEAAQFETLRVSILPEAAVRAGVIDSGEADIASQLPPNLAAELEGVTVDTKEYPGLPYSLYLNEAYGVFADERVREAFSRAIDIDTAVEEIFYGQFPRAWSILGSTTPGYDASLEEAWPFDPDAANALLDEAGWTETDAEGYRVKDGKRLSARWIAWTPVPDDRTALANAIQSDLKAVGFEVVREVLEPGAYNEQYEPKTFDLTDWGFSGIDPDLLRSHLHTDGFQNASQVSDPEMDALLESAVATTDADERAAAYGQVQQWNAEHVAIVPLYSPAFITAVGETISGLAYDLYGCPLFYDVTVE, encoded by the coding sequence ATGCCTTCTCTCCGCCGCTTGCTGCCCGTTTCCGCCGTCGCCGTCGCGACCGCCCTCGCCCTGAGCTCCTGCGCCGCTCCGGGCGACGAGGCCGCGGGCTCCGAGGTGGTCTGGGCCATCGAAGGGGCGAACCTCTCCGCGGGCCACATGGACCCGCAGACCAGCCAGCTCGACGTCTCATCGCTCGTGCAGCGCGCCGTTCTCGATTCGCTGGTCTTCCAGGAAGCCGACGGCACGTTCTCGCCGTGGCTGGCCGAGTCATGGGAGGTGGCAGAGGATGCCACCAGCTACACGTTCCAGCTGCGTGAGGACGTCACGTTCCACGATGGCGAGGTCTTCGACGCCGCCGCGGTGAAGGCGAACTTCGACCGCATCGTCGACCCCGAGACGGCATCGGCGCAGGCGGCCAGCATGATGGGCGCAGAGTTCTACGCCGGCACCGAGGTGGTCGACGAGCACACCGTGCGGGTCGACTTCACTCAGCCCTACGCGCCCTTCCTGCAGGCGGCGAGCACGGCGCACCTCGGCTTTTACTCACCGGCCGTACTGGACGAATCCGCCGACCAGCTGAAGGCCGGCGGCCCCGGCATCACGGTGGGCACCGGTCCGTTCGAGCTGACGGAGTACGTCGCCGATCAGGAGATCGTCTACTCCCGCAACGACGACTACGCGTGGGGTCCGGGAGGCCAGGAGGCCGCGCAGTTCGAGACGCTGCGCGTGTCGATCCTGCCCGAGGCGGCGGTGCGCGCCGGCGTCATCGACAGCGGCGAGGCCGACATCGCCAGCCAGCTGCCGCCGAACCTCGCCGCGGAGCTCGAGGGCGTGACCGTCGACACCAAGGAGTACCCGGGCCTGCCCTATTCGCTCTACCTCAACGAGGCGTACGGCGTGTTCGCCGACGAGCGGGTGCGCGAGGCTTTCAGCCGCGCGATCGACATCGACACCGCCGTCGAGGAGATCTTCTACGGCCAGTTCCCGCGCGCGTGGAGCATCCTCGGTTCCACCACTCCCGGCTACGACGCGTCGCTCGAAGAGGCATGGCCGTTCGATCCGGATGCCGCGAACGCGCTGCTCGACGAAGCCGGCTGGACCGAGACCGACGCCGAGGGCTACCGAGTCAAGGACGGCAAGCGCCTCTCCGCACGGTGGATCGCGTGGACCCCGGTCCCCGACGACCGCACCGCGCTGGCCAACGCGATCCAGTCGGACCTGAAGGCCGTCGGCTTCGAGGTCGTGCGCGAGGTCCTGGAGCCCGGCGCCTACAACGAGCAGTACGAGCCGAAGACCTTCGATCTCACCGACTGGGGCTTCTCCGGCATCGACCCCGACCTGCTGCGCAGCCACCTGCACACCGACGGCTTCCAGAACGCCTCCCAGGTGAGCGACCCCGAGATGGACGCGCTGCTGGAATCGGCGGTGGCGACGACGGATGCCGACGAGCGTGCGGCGGCCTACGGCCAGGTGCAGCAGTGGAACGCCGAGCACGTCGCGATCGTGCCGCTGTACAGCCCGGCGTTCATCACCGCCGTCGGCGAGACGATCTCCGGCCTGGCCTACGATCTGTACGGATGCCCCCTGTTCTACGACGTGACCGTCGAGTGA
- a CDS encoding WXG100 family type VII secretion target yields the protein MSDLSVTPASVESLSASVDASASGIEGQLSTLRGAKQQLLGAWVGEAANAYSVAQDEWLQKVQALAGVAHAAAEAAHTAATAYREADEAVGKAWGL from the coding sequence ATGTCTGATCTGTCGGTCACGCCGGCGAGCGTCGAGTCGCTGTCGGCGTCCGTGGACGCGAGCGCATCGGGCATCGAGGGCCAGCTGTCAACGCTGCGCGGCGCGAAGCAACAGCTGCTCGGCGCATGGGTCGGCGAGGCGGCGAACGCGTACAGCGTTGCGCAGGATGAGTGGTTGCAGAAGGTGCAGGCACTCGCCGGCGTCGCACACGCAGCTGCGGAGGCGGCGCACACTGCTGCGACCGCTTACCGTGAGGCGGACGAAGCGGTCGGCAAAGCCTGGGGGCTGTAG